One Pocillopora verrucosa isolate sample1 chromosome 10, ASM3666991v2, whole genome shotgun sequence genomic window carries:
- the LOC136283744 gene encoding uncharacterized protein: MLLNFRLHRLGLRPLDVGGAGDCFFRAVSHQLYGDPSHHLQIRQDGINYLGSNPENFIENNTHSSWDDYLVNMSLQGSWCDAIIVQAVAESQSLRIHIVESSENFSDTTLIEPAHLLQQPPTTIYLDHVNEEHYVSTVPYMCSSSSLESQHIDILNKIEQKVVSEESHNASLKRKKSMYMREYRKKKKASESRKQTSKINEVSAKRNRNPYLRKYMKKRRTDEGRMQKSNNRNSSVLSGIDDQTSTTKKNHKKTMSLFFDLNELECRLLAPRLAFQKLMQAPRGRQFKILGNVVNVVAEVSNTVNVLPRLPSDTGTIIVDLKRKLQYKSSAMSFNVRPHKVIQAANWLINNSSLYRQEGITVNQVWGVEYRDSCLVDERNVENEHKGLQNIVNSCVNTSSNTNCDEVEIPAGVTDTMLTNTNFVEDNESQRILNVAPGEGNKPLSIFRDQYSEELAYPGIFLGQKRLENKERLVSAHYSDICKSELRRSGRRVAMCVENIFFKTKKLQMKILLGNSQVALRKCKGNSRTLNVAQLKQEGAIEKLIHHDDGFQFLRALRGSPPYFEKAKKDLFAMIRQLGPASLFCSFSSAETQWIHLLRILGELVDHKQYTDTHLENMNWDEKCRLIQSDPVSCARHFDHQISQFLTNFLLNKCQPLGRISDWFYRVEFQQRGSPHIHMLIWLESAPVFGIDDDATITMFINQIVSCKWPIDDPQLQKLVNRQIHRHSHTCRKKSKSECRFNYPQPPMRATEIMYPLGSDISQHEIKKT; this comes from the exons ATGTTGTTAAATTTTCGATTACATCGGCTGGGACTGAGACCCCTTGATGTGGGTGGTGCAGGTGATTGTTTCTTTAGAGCTGTTTCTCATCAGTTGTATGGTGATCCAAGTCACCATTTGCAAATCAGACAAGATGGTATTAATTATCTCGGGTCAAACCCagaaaatttcattgaaaacaaTACCCACAGTTCATGGGATGACTATTTGGTTAATATGTCTCTGCAAGGTTCATGGTGTGATGCAATCATTGTTCAAGCAGTTGCTGAGTCACAAAGCTTGAGAATTCATATTGTAGAATCCAGTGAAAATTTTTCTGATACAACTTTAATTGAACCAGCGCATTTATTGCAACAACCTCCTACAACAATTTATTTAGATCATGTAAATGAAGAACATTATGTATCAACAGTACCATATATGTGTAGCTCTAGTTCACTAGAAAGTCAgcatattgatattttaaacaaaatcgAACAAAAAGTTGTCTCTGAAGAATCACATAATGCCAgcctaaaaaggaaaaaaagcatgTACATGAGAGAATAtaggaagaagaaaaaggcCAGTGAAAGTAGGAAGCAGACATCTAAAATCAATGAAGTAAGCGCCAAAAGGAATCGCAATCCTTACCTgaggaaatatatgaaaaaaaggAGAACTGATGAAGGTAGgatgcaaaaatcaaacaacaggAATAGCAGTGTTCTGTCTGGGATAGATGACCAAACTTCTACCACTaagaaaaaccacaaaaaaacaaTGTCACT attttttgACTTGAATGAACTTGAATGTAGACTTCTTGCACCAAGACttgcatttcaaaaattaatgcaaGCTCCAAGGGGAAGGCAATTCAAAATTCTTGGAAATGTAGTTAATGTAGTGGCAGAAGTATCCAATACTGTTAATGTGTTACCAAGGTTACCCAGCGATACTGGTACAATTATAGTagatttaaagagaaaattacaaTACAAAAGTTCAGCAATGTCTTTCAATGTAAGACCGCATAAAGTTATTCAAGCAGCTAACTGGCTCATCAATAACAGTAGCCTGTATAGACAAGAAGGAATAACAGTTAATCAGGTCTGGGGAGTAGAATATAGAGACAGCTGTTTGGTAGATGAAAGAAATGTAGAAAATGAACACAAAGGGCTACAAAATATTGTTAACAGTTGTGTTAATACTTCAAGTAATACTAATTGTGATGAAGTAGAAATACCTGCTGGAGTTACTGACACCATGTTGACAAACACAAATTTTGTTGAGGACAATGAGAGtcaacgtattttaaatgttgcaccAGGTGAAGGGAATAAACCTTTAAGCATATTCAGAGATCAATATTCTGAAGAATTGGCATATCCTGGCATATTTCTTGGACAAAAACGACTAGAAAATAAAGAGAGATTGGTTAGCGCGCATTACAgtgacatttgtaaatctgaaTTGAGGCGGTCAGGTAGAAGAGTGGCTATGTGTGTTGAAAAcatattctttaaaacaaagaaactgcaaatgaaaatactATTAGGAAATTCCCAAGTTGCTCTTAGAAAGTGCAAAGGGAATAGCAGAACTTTAAATGTAGCACAACTTAAACAAGAAGGAGCAATAGAGAAATTGATTCATCATGATGATGGATTTCAGTTTCTTAGAGCATTAAGAGGTTCCCcaccatattttgaaaaagcaaagaaagacttGTTTGCCATGATAAGACAATTAGGACCAGCCTCGttattttgtagtttctctTCAGCAGAAACTCAGTGGATTCATTTGCTCAGAATACTTGGAGAGTTGGTTGACCACAAACAGTACACTGATACTCATCTGGAAAATATGAACTGGGATGAAAAATGTAGGTTAATTCAAAGTGACCCAGTATCATGTGCCAGACATTTTGATCATCAGATCAGTCAATTTCTCACTAACTTCCTCTTGAATAAGTGCCAACCTCTAGGAAGGATATCTGACTGGTTCTATAGAGTAGAATTTCAACAACGAGGTTCACCTCATATCCATATGCTTATATGGTTAGAAAGTGCACCAGTGTTTGGAATTGATGATGATGCAACTATTACAATGTTCATTAATCAGATTGTAAGTTGTAAATGGCCAATTGATGACCCACAACTGCAGAAACTAGTGAACAGACAAATTCACAGGCATTCTCACACATGTCGAAAGAAGTCAAAGAGTGAATGTCGATTTAATTACCCGCAACCTCCTATGAGAGCAACTGAAATCATGTATCCTTTAGGTTCAGATATATCAcaacatgaaattaaaaaaacatga